The Argentina anserina chromosome 5, drPotAnse1.1, whole genome shotgun sequence genome includes the window CGTGAGTGgggtagttcttctcatggatctttaactgtctagagcCATACGCAaccactcctccatgctgcatcaacacacaaacCAAGCCTTAAGCGAAGCATCATTATAAATGACATAACCGCCCCCACTAGAGGGAATTGTCAACATTGGAGCTATGGTCAAGCTGGTCTTTATTTTGTTAAAGGCCTCCTCACATGCTTCTGTCCACACAAATTGAACAtccttcttggtcaacttggttaATGACGATGCAATACTATTAAACCCTTCGATAAACCTccggtagtaacctgccaaacccAGGAAGCTACGAATCTCAGTAGGGTTCTTCGGGCGACTCCAACTCTTCACTGCCTCCATTTTTTACGGGTCTACTaatactccatcttttgagaccacatgaccaaggaacttGACTTCTtccttccagaactcacacttctcgaACTTGGCATACAATCTTGCTTCCTTTAAGGTCTGaaacactgttctcagatgcaccacatgctcttcttgagacttggagtatatcagaatgtcatccacaaaaactacaacaaactcatccaagtacgggctaaagatttggttcatcaaactcataaagacagctggtgcattggTTAGGCCAAAGGGCATGACCACAAACTCATAGTGTCCATACCGGgccctgaaggctgtcttcgatatatctttttccttcaccctgagttgatgataaccggatctcaaatcaatcttagagaatacCGTAGCTCCTTTAAGCTGATCAAACAAATCATCAATCTTAGGCAAGGGATagctattcttgatggtcaccttgttcagttccctgtagtccacacataaccacATAGAACCATGTCTCTTTTTCACGAACAGAACCGGTGCACCCCAAGGTGAGaccctaggtctaatgaacccttggtctaatagttCATCTATATGCACCTTCAACTCTTTAAGTTCGTTTTGTCTCATTCTATAAGGCGCCTTTGATACTGGTGCCGTACCAGGTACCACATCTATGCAAAAATCCACAACTCTTCGAGGGGGTAACCCTGTcatctcttggaacaccttaccatactcagatactaccacgaTGTCTGCAATAGTTACTTTTTGATCTACAgattccacatgtgccaaaactactgttctcatggcattatctgacttgagACAACGATAATGAAACATTGGTTCTCCGGGCCTTTGGAAGaacaccatgtcaaaataatcaaTCACTTCGTGCTGCAGCCTCAATCAATCAATCCCTAgaatcacatcataggtgtggtccggaatcactatcaaagaaGCAGAGAATTCTCTACCTCCATCACAATAGAacaagccttgcagattgtctccagTTCGAGGGACACTCCAagaggtgaagtgacacataaagagtctCTGAGAGGTGTAtgaatcaatcctaacatcttcactaccgaactagcaataaatgaatgtgatgctcctgtatcaaacagtactctagcaaggtagtcgaAAATAGATAAAGTACCTTCCACTCCAGTGTcccgctgacccactgcgaataCTCTAGCTTGGTCTGCTGGTAACTGTCTCTGCTGATGTTCATGTCTACCCTGTGGAGATCGGTTGCAGTCTTTAGCCATATGTCCCACTTGTCCACACTTATAGCAGCCTGTTCTCTTTGACTTCGGACAAGTCGTGGCGTAGTGCCCCATTTCGTTACAAACAAAACATCTCACTGATGCCAGCGGTCTAACAGGTGCAGTCCTAACAGATGGAGATGCTGCCTTAGCCAGAATCTGATAATAGGGTCTCGGCCTCTTCCAAGATCCACCCTTCAGTCCTGAGGACCCGCTACCTGAACTGATTGTCTTGCCTTTTTCCTCTGGCATCTCTATTTTCCACATCTCCTCCGTGAGTCTTATTCGCCTGTTCCAAATTCAGGACACTCTCATATATCAACTCTTTGGTAGACAGACAAAGTGCtgatatgatggtcttgtattTTTGCTTAAGACCCCGTAAAAACTTCTGGGCTAAAGAGGTTACACCCATTGGTCTGACAAACCGATACAACTGTGCAAAACGAGCCTCATACTCCCTGACAGGCATACCTCCCTGCGCTAGCTCAAGGAACTCAAGTTCTAAATCCTCGTGCACTGTAGCTGGAAAGTACTTTTCTCGAAAGAGTGCCGTGAAACCATCCCAGGTCAAGGTAGACACATCTATAGTCCGCCTCgagctcttccaccaatctagtgCATCATCTTTTAGGaagaatgtggctatcatcctcttctttaTCTCAGAGCACACCatcatctcaaagtaggtTTCCATACTCTCAATCCAATGATctactaccatatgatccaggccCCCATGAAAAGATGGAGCTGACGGACCACTGATGTCCTTAATCAGCTTAAGCACTCGACCATCGTCTCTAACAACATCAAACCACATTCAGTTTGCAAAGTTGATAAATGGACAAAAGGTGAGCAACTAATTCAGGAATATAGAGAGGGGTCAACCTATTATTCCTGTGGTGccgcctcctcataaaggttctctaGATTGCGGATTCGGCCTCCATCCCTACctcggcctcgacctctcgcccgtcctcggccctgtgcTCGGCCCTTCTCCAAATTCATTACCTTGAAACattaaacacttagtcaatacatgtgaagtcttgaATCtgaacaaaatagatccaacatatattaacTTAAGATTTCagaaagaaggtgaatcatcgaagtattgtCACAATACTTACTAGAGGTCCAACCCTTATGGTATGACTCCTAACCCTTATAGAAAGTTTTTGCAATTAGATATTCCGATAACGGTTCCGTTTTCAATTTACAATATCGCGAGGCGAAATATTGCGGTTTATTAATCGTacaagtttataaaaattctattaattcaaataaatcgattccgaaaaatcgggtcattacaaaAAGAGACAGGTCATGAaacctgctctgataccatgttgaattttgagatgaaacaagaaaatgaaagtttaAAGTTTCAACTCAATTGTATTTCTCTTAATatatttcatgaatgaagCAAAGCTACAcctattgatatatatatatatatatagacacacaAGACGAGAATGTTCGAATTACTCCAAGACTAAGTAGCACACATATATGGACTACGCAACACACGGATGTGGACTACGCAGCACACGGATGTGGACTACGCAGCACACGGATGTGGACTACGCAGCACACGGATGTGGACTACGCAGCACACGAATGTGGACTAATTGATTCTTCAATTCACACACACATCCAATATCTTCAATATTGTGATATCTGAGCAGGCTGATTCCACATAACACAGCCTATCTTCACGTACTGGTTCAATATACAAGTGATCGGCAATAGACTTTTCTATTAAATTGAAGAGTAGGCAACTTATGTCTATTTAAGTTGCTTTATTATTGAcacataaattttaaattttagttGGAATTAGATTCATTAAAAGAAAGAATCACATTCTATATTTTATATTGGCAAAGCAAGATTGAAACCtaaattttcagttttgcatcttttttttaatcacaattgacaaaagtcacaaaactAGCTTAATTATACCCTCAAGGGCTAACAATGATATCATATCTCCCCTCCATTCACTTCTTCTGCTTACTTTCTGTGCATGTAACTGACGACATTATTGAGGATGAACTGATAAGCATGCTGAGAGGAGATTGTATTTCCCATATAATGCAGTgatttgaatatatttctaaTTGGTTTTCATTGGAACTTCTTACATGCCGTTTCTTTTCAGCAGATTAAGAAGTTTTTAACCAGCCCTTGATGCAATCTTTGCAGGCAATTATGTTCTGTTCTGAACAAGAACATGCAGATGGGTAAGAACTAAGAATGAGTCttgtgttggagaggagagatctcatatctaagaagtgacaaagaaaataaagcttataagtgggtggataataaccaattgtaccgaggtcttttgtgattaaaactcaacacatgtgaggtgactaagttgggacaatatcggtacagttggtccatgaGCCAcacttgtcgctgtttaacatggtatcagagcgggttcCTCTCCAGTCGCCTTTAGTCtgtcgtgggcccgagttgggtgccactttgtcatgggcccAAGATGGGTGTCATTATTATGCCATTAGagagtttccgattggatggtcaccaagtgtcgttggttactggactttggtttatttcgtcccagtatgtttcgtcccagtatgtgagatgttaatctgtcacgtgcatacataaaaattaggttgcacgtgaggaggcatgttggagaggagagatctcacatctaaaaagtaacaaagaaaataaaacttataagtgggtggataataactaattgtaccgaggccttttgtgattaaaacccaacacatgtgaggtggctacgttgggacaatatcggtacagttggtccatgaGCCACACTCGTGGCTGTTTAACATCTTGTACGTTCCAACTTTAAGAGGCAGAATTATAATGGAGCAAGGTTAAGAGTTTCCCTTTCCTCGCTGAAAATTCAGTGAGAAATTTAAACTTTGAAGGCAACAAAACAAAGCATCTACCATAGACTTACAGGCTTGTTATAAGTTGTCCACAAGAATGATATCGTGCATGACTTTGTCCTCAAGAGGAATGAATGCTCTATAATGTCCCTCTAGGTGCATACATGCGGAATGGGATGGTGGAGAAAGCCGAGTCATTACACCAGCACACGTTAAATAGAGGCCGTTGCTCGAATTATAAGACTTGGGAGATTCTTATGGAAAGAACActgcaaaaccaaaacatggaCGGAGCAGTAGAAGCAACATAACAAAAATGATTAGCTGTGCTGCAAGACTGTCATTGGAGGCCAGCAGATGATACTGTTACGGCCTCTGCTGGCTATTTTGAGAGGTAGGGGAAATTTGAGGATGCATACTGGTATATAAGAATTATTCATGACTTGCGTTTTGCAAGTTTACCATTATACAAATGATTGCTGAGAATGCACAATTCTGCTAAAAGGTCGGCTTCTCACAATATTAGACTCACATCATTAAGATGATGGAGAGGACAAACTTGAGATGGATGATGAGACTTGTGCTCTTGTCCACACTCAATATTTGTGTGTAAGCAGTTGCAAGGCCCTTTGTGAATAATAATTTACGATGACTGCATTTTGGGTATTTTGTTCTTTGACGATACTAGCACTCACCATACAAGATGCGTGTTCATCATGAGATACCAGTTCTTGTGCATGGTGGTATATGCCCTTAGCAGAGTCACTGGGTATTCAAGAAAAATCCAGTCCTGTTGGAAGATCCCTATGAAAGAGCTCAGGAACGGTTCTCATCCAGATTTGCTGACGAGAAGGTAATTTCACAAGCTAAATTGCAATACCATCACAACTTTACGTTATGGACTGTTATTACATTCGTCTAGAGAGAATCTAAAGATTCTGGAAATGGACTTGAGGAAAAGCAATTCTTTGGGGGTGAAAGCATAGGTTTTGTAgccattcaaaaaaaaaaaggcgtaGGCTTTTGTAGGCATAGCAGCTGGGTGGATAGGAGTATGCGCTAAAATGGTTGAGGAGATTGCAGACGTAACTCTCATTGATACCAAGATCCGAGATGATACTTCTCCTTGATGCATGGTTCAAAAGATTGATGAAGTGGTTTGCGAATAAAAGTGTGCAGGCTGAATCTGGTTATAAAGTGCTTAGTAGCTACTGCTCAAGAACATCATACACATCTTAATTTCAAACCTACACATCTTAGTCAGCACTTCAAGCAGATAAAACAAACGGCAGTAAATTTGAAGCCACTGCAAGGCGCAGCCGTCTAACCTAGTATGATACTATTTAAGCAATACGCCTGTTGCAAATGCCTAGTAACTGCTGCTCAAGAACTTCAGACAGATCTTAAACTTAAACCTACTGTACTAGTCAACACTTCAAGCAGATATAACAAATAGCACTAAAATTGAAGAAGCTGCAAGGACATCCCTCTAACCTATGATACTATTTAAGCAATATGCCATTGCAAATAGGAAAATCTAACAAAAGCCTCACTGGATTACCCagtcaacaacaaaaatagtCTACCCCTGAACTCAACACATGCAACAATCTGATTAATATGAAAATAGAACAATTTCAGCCATATCTCCAACACTAGTGCACAAATGCATTCTTCTTGGATCCTCAAGCTGGgaaaaatcacttgagtttAGTTGACATTCCAAGGATGCCAATTGATTTGCAAACCGCATTCAATCTCAGTGGCAACCATTAGAGAGACCAATTCCTACTTCTCTTTCCCAGCTCAATGATATAAAATCTTTGTACCTCTCTAGTAACAAATCTTATGTCACCCTTGGAATGTCAGCAGCAAGCATTTCAAAAGAGCAATTCTGAGTACTTTATCTTGCAGCAAGCCAgcaacaatttttttaaaatgaacAAGCAACTATTTCAATCGTATCACAACACCATTGCATGATGTGCATCAATTCATTCTTTCTTAAAACCTCAAACTGGCCATAACCACTTGAATTTAGTTGACACTCCAAGGATGCCAATAGATTTGTATACTTCATTCAATCTCAGGGGACCAACTCCGACTTATCTTTCTGAGCACAAAGAATAAAATCTTTGTTCTCTAATAACAAATCTTATGTCACCCTTGGAATGTCTGCAACAACCATTTACTGGAACAATTCCGACTACTCTTTCTAAGTTCTGTAACACCCTTAATTTAAGGGATCAAAAGGCAGCCAGCCTTGACATAATTATCATTGAATATCAGCTCCTTGGGTAACAGGGTCAAACATACATATCCGAAATCAAGATAGCAACAATCAAAATCCCTCAGAAATTAATGCCACACAATAGAATCGAAATTGATACTTCAACCCCCAAAAAAATTAGAGGGAGCACCAATTCCTTTCAATTGTGCCTCTCCGATTACTAAACTTTTCATCATTGGGATTATATACCATGCCAAAACCAACATCAACCCTATAAACATTCTATGTATTAAGCAAATACAAATCAAAGCCAACAAGCAACAGAGTGAACCCCAAAAACCATTGAGTGAGGCAATTCTTACTTCACCGAAATTGAAACTGacgaactccgatttgggTCACCCAAAGCAAATTCGAAGTTACCGATTCGAATCCCCACATCTGAAATAGAATTAAGCAGAGAGCAGCGTCAAAACCCTGGATTGTCTACATGTTTGGGTTGAATTGATAAAGAAAAACCAACGGAAATCgaaagagaagagaggagaattgaacagaagaagagaaaggagGAAGCTTTAGAGTCTTACCTTGCGGTGGTGAACCGGAGCCAAATCGAGGGCCTGTATTCAATTGAGAATTTCTCGAGTTTGGGTCTCTCTCTCAAACTATCAAGTAAACCGAGAGAGGCGAAACCCAAATTTGAAATTCAAACTAAGAAAGAGGAAGTCAGACTGTTTATATTTTCCAAACAAAACAACGTCGGTATGGTTTTGAAATCAAACAGCTTATAACGGctgttttcttttcattttattgatGTAAAtgcttctctctctttttttgagtatttataataataattttggAAATATAGTGATTTACTCGTCTTGAAATGTTCTTTCTATTCAATGTTAATTAAGCACTTAACTTGCATTTTGTATTTAAATTTAGTGTTCAGTACTATTTTCCTAAACATGGTTATGTAGCTACACCATCTTGATaccgaaaaacaaaacaatctagtaattttgtaaattccttctttttgtGTGGGAAAGGAATCATGTGATTTTCCTAATATGAATATATGGATATAATCTCATATATAGAGTATTCATCACATGTGTGCTGTGTATTTATTTTTAGCCTGTAAATTCATGTCTCTTAAAAACTATCCCTTAACAGAGCAAACCTCTATATCAAGACATCATTTGAACAGGCTGACCCCCTCGGTGTCGGGTAGTGCTCTGTGGATCTTGCCGGGTGTGACAACATAATACCTCATCAATCAAATGTatgttttccaaattcatacCTTGTGTCTACCAATATCAACCCATGCTCCAAAGCCACACACGCTGCACCATTACAGAAATGATAAGGTTGGTTACCCTGGCTGAGTTTAGTATTCAGATAAGAAGCTGATAGATCAAATATAATTCAGCTACAATAGTTGCGGATATCATAAATCGGCCAATATTATTATTCCGACTTGATcgtatataaaatataacaaaattacACCACAAAGCCTAAAACGATTAGCCCATGTGTCTAGTAAAAACCGAAGCAATGTATTAGACTTACAACATTTTTTTAAAGGTAGAACACCTAGCAATAACTAGGTGCCGCATGTATTATTAGATAAAGATAGATTATGCAACGGTGAGGACAAAGAACTTGAACCTCGTACTACATGAGATAAACCACATATATCCTCGTACAACACATCCCGAATAAAATCAGGAGGCTCCTCAAACCAAAGACTATCAACAACACCACCACAAACAAAGTGAGCAAGAT containing:
- the LOC126795759 gene encoding uncharacterized protein LOC126795759, which encodes MWFDVVRDDGRVLKLIKDISGPSAPSFHGGLDHMVVDHWIESMETYFEMMVCSEIKKRMIATFFLKDDALDWWKSSRRTIDVSTLTWDGFTALFREKYFPATVHEDLELEFLELAQGGMPVREYEARFAQLYRFVRPMGVTSLAQKFLRGLKQKYKTIISALCLSTKELIYESVLNLEQANKTHGGDVENRDARGKRQDNQFR